The following are from one region of the Vitis riparia cultivar Riparia Gloire de Montpellier isolate 1030 chromosome 9, EGFV_Vit.rip_1.0, whole genome shotgun sequence genome:
- the LOC117922104 gene encoding transcription factor MYBS3 gives MTRRCSHCSTNGHNSRTCPSRGGGAVAGGIGGVKLFGVRLTDGSIIKKSASMGSLSSAHYHSSSSAAASPNPSSPSSDPLRDAIHEPDGYLSDDPGQATCSSNRRGERKKGVPWTEEEHRLFLFGLQRLGKGDWRGISRNYVISRTPTQVASHAQKYFIRQSNATRRKRRSSLFDMVPDMVTDTPPVPEEQFLVPTSQTGETDNASSVPSLNLSLNMEFEPMETISQETVKEAEETVIPRSELPPVVPAFFPGYLPVPFPFWPPNAAPAEEEKESESSHQVLKPIPVLPKEPVNVDELVGMSQLSLGEINNGHIDSSPLSLKLLGAPSRQSAFHTNTSVGGSELGKGKNSVVQAV, from the exons ATGACTCGTCGCTGCTCACACTGCAGCACCAACGGACACAACTCCCGCACCTGCCCCTCCCGCGGTGGCGGCGCAGTCGCCGGCGGTATCGGCGGAGTGAAGTTGTTCGGAGTTCGGCTCACAGATGGCTCCATCATCAAGAAGAGCGCAAGTATGGGTAGCCTCTCCTCCGCTCACTACCACTCCTCCTCCTCCGCCGCGGCTTCGCCGAACCCTAGCTCGCCGTCCTCCGACCCCCTCCGCGACGCGATTCACGAGCCCGACGGCTACTTATCGGACGATCCTGGCCAGGCCACTTGCTCTTCCAATCGCCGTGGTGAACGGAAGAAAG GTGTACCTTGGACAGAAGAGGAGCACCGGCTATTCTTATTTGGTCTCCAGAGGTTGGGTAAAGGAGACTGGCGTGGGATATCACGTAACTATGTCATTTCAAGAACTCCTACCCAGGTAGCAAGTCATGCCCAGAAGTATTTCATTCGGCAGAGTAATGCTACCCGAAGAAAGAGGCGTTCCAGCCTTTTTGATATGGTTCCAGACATG GTCACAGATACACCTCCTGTGCCAGAAGAACAGTTCTTGGTCCCGACTTCTCAGACTGGAGAAACTGACAATGCAAGCTCAGTACCCTCTCTAAATCTCTCACTTAACATGGAATTCGAACCCATGGAAACAATTTCCCAAGAGACGGTTAAAGAAGCTGAAGAAACTGTGATACCACGTAGTGAACTCCCACCAGTGGTTCCTGCATTCTTCCCAGGTTATCTACCCGTCCCATTTCCATTTTGGCCACCAAATGCAGCTCCAGCCGAGGAAGAGAAGGAATCCGAGTCATCTCATCAAGTCCTCAAGCCAATTCCAGTCCTTCCCAAGGAACCTGTCAATGTAGATGAACTTGTGGGCATGTCTCAGCTCAGTCTTGGAGAGATCAACAATGGCCATATAGATTCCTCACCGCTCTCCCTAAAATTACTAGGGGCACCATCAAGGCAGTCGGCATTCCACACAAACACTTCAGTGGGTGGATCGGAATTAGGCAAGGGCAAGAACAGTGTAGTCCAAGCAGTTTGA